The window CAGCGCCTCCTGGGCGGCGATCATCGCCTCCTTGCTGACCGCGTTGACCGTGTCGATGATCGGCGGCTTGTGCTGGCCGAGGACCGCGCCGACGACGATGACGTTCTCGCCTCCGACCTCCTGGGTGGCGGCGAAGAGCAGGTTGCCGCCGGCCTTGGTGGTGGAGCCGGTCTTGATGCCGATGGCGTTGTTGTACGGCACGAGGCGGTTGTAGTTGTCCCACTTCTTGCCGGACGGGTCCACCCAGGTCGGCAGCTTGGTGATGTCCACCAGCGCCTGCATCCGCACCAGTTCGTTGCCGAGCTTCACCTGGTCCTCGGCGGTGGAGACGGTGGTCTCCTTGAGGCCCGAGGGGTCGGTGTACGTCGTTTTGGTCATCCCGAGGTCCTTGGCGGCGTCGTTCATCTTCTTGACGAACTCCTCCTCGGAACCGTTCGAGTCCCAACGGGCCAGCAGCCGGGCGATGTTGTTCGCGGAGGGGATCATGATGGCCGCGATGGCGTCCTTCTCGGTGAGGGTGTCGCCCTCCTTGACGGTGTTGAGCGTCGACTCGCCCTGCGCGTCGTAGCCGCCCTCCGTCTCCGCCTTCGCGTCGACGGGGATCTTCGCGCCGTCCTCGCCGGGCTTCAGCGGGTGCTCCTTGAGGATCACGTACGCCGTCATGGCCTTGGCGACCGAGCCGATGGCGACCGGCTTCTGCTCACCGAACCTGTCGACCGTGCCGATGCCGTTCACGTCCATCCAGCCCTGGCCCTCGTCGGGCCACGGGAGGGAGACCTTGTTCCCCTCGAAGGCGTACGACTCGTCGGCCGTCAGCGCGAGCGTGGGGGTGGGCAGCGGGCGTACGGCCTGTACGACTGCAAACACCACGGCCAGCAGCAGCACCAGCGGGGTCCAGATCTTGACCCGCCGTACGACGGTCCGCACCGGGGTCTGCCGGGGCGGCGGCGTGTTCGTCAGCTCCGCCAGCAGGTCCAACGGGGGCTTCGGCGGCAGGGGTTGCTGGGTCGTCCGCTCGGGGCCGACCTGCGGGACGGCGGCCGTCTCGGCGGCCGGCGGCACCGACGGCGGCGCGACCGGCCGCGCCTTCGGCGGCGCAGGCTCGTCGAGCGGCTTGAGCGCCACGAATTTGCTGGTGCGCTCGGACTCCGCCTCGGCGGAGGGCTTGGCGGCCCAGGCCGGACCGGGCTTGCCTTCGGCACCCTTGCCGGGGTCGGCGCCCTTGCCGGACTCGGCATCCTTGCCGGGGTCGGCGCCCTTGGCGGGGTCGGTTGCCGTGCCCTTGTCCGCTCCGGCAGCCGCTCCGGCGTCCGGCTCGGTCGTGGGCTTCTCGTCGGTCCCGGCACCCGGCTTGGCGCCGCCCCACTTGAGCATGGTGGTGGGCTGATCCACGGCACGCGCCGGCATCTTGAAGATGGCGGTGGGCTGATCGACGGGGGGCTCCGGGTCGCCGCCGGAGTCCGCGTCACCGCCGGCTGCTGCGTCGGACTCGGCGTCGGCGCCGGCATTGCCCTCACCGGGGCCTTCACCTGCGGCGGCATCCGCATCGACGACAGCGCCGACCTTCGCGGCACCGGCGGGGACTTCGTCAGCGGGTTCACCCGTGGGACTGGCCTTCACAGCGTCAGCCTTGGCCCCGGCGGGAGCTTCGTCAGCGGGCTCGCCCGCACCGGACGCAACACCGGCCTCAGGCACAGCGTCGGCCTTCACAGCGTCAGCCTTGGCCCCGGCGGGAGCTTCGTCAGCGGGCTCATCCGCACCGGGCGCAGCACCGGCCTCAGGCACGGCGTCGGCCTTCGCGGCGTCGGCCTTGGCAGGGACCTCGTCAGCGGGTTCGCCCGCGCTGGGGGCAGCATCGGCCTCGGAATCGGTGGCGACCTTCGCGTCGCCGTCACCGTCGCCGGAACCGTCACCGTCGGACTCGTCGGACGCATCAGACGCGAGCGCCTCAGGCGCTGCGTCGGCCTTCGTGTCGGCTCCGGCCTCCGGCTGATCCTTCGCCTCGTCGGTCGCCTCGCTCGGCGACTCGCCCTCGGGCTCCCGCTCGGCGTCGGCGCCACCAGCGGGCTTCGCGCCGTCACCGTCGGTCTCGGAGTCGGAGTCGGAGTCGGAGTCGGAGTCGGAGTCGGAGTCGGCAGGAGCGTCATCCTCCGCCGGGGTCTGCGCGGCAGCGGCATCCTTCGGCTCGGCGTCCTCGTCCGTGGACGCGTCGTCGGTCTCGGCCCCGGCCGTCCCGCCCTTCACCCCGGACTCACCCTCGTCGTCCGAGTCACCGCCACCGGCGGCACCCCCGGCGCCACCCCCGGCCGAACCGGCCGAATCCGATGTGGCCGATTCCGGACCGTCGGACCCCTCCGCGGCACCGGGAACCTCCGCGCCGTCGGATCCATCGGAGCCCGCGGCGTCAGAGGCGCCCTCAGGGGCCTCGTCGTCCGCGGTCGCGACCCACGCGGCCACCACGTCCCGCAGTCGCGCGTCACCGCCCTCGGTGCCCTTGGCGGGGCCCTCACCGGCGGACTCCCGGTCCGCAGAACCGTCACTCCCCTGGGAACTCCCGGCGACGGACCCCTCCGACTCCGCCGACCCCGCGGAGCGCTTCGTCGAGAACACCGCCGTGGCCGTGTCCACCCGGGACGCCGCCGTCACCGCCTCCCTGGCGACCGCCAGCCGCGGATCCGGAACCGGAGCCTTGCTCCCCGACGTCGGTTCTGCCGACGACTCGTGCTGCTTCGACCTGTCGGGGGACTCGCCCGCCACCGATGCCTCCTCCATGCGCCACAACTCAGTGCGGCCAACCGAACCATGAACCCGCCAAGCCATGCACACACGCCCGGACATCCCGTGTCCGAACCATGTACCAGTGTCCTGTGTGCGGGCTTAACCCCCGTGGTAGACGAGAACGACATACCTATCGGTTCCACTACATTCCGGTCACGCACTCTCGACAGACCAATGTGAGAGGGGTCACCCTGTCATTCATCCACGCGGGGAGGCATGGATGGGCAGGAGCCGCAGAACACTTCCGGAGGAGCTTCTGCTGCTGGCGCTGGACCCGACCACGGGTACCACCGCACAGCCGCAGTCGCTCGACCTAGGTCTGGCCGGAGCGCAGCTAGTAGAGCTGGCGCTGGCCGGACGGATAGCCCCAGACGGGGATCGTATCGCCGTGGTGGCACCACGGCCG is drawn from Streptomyces liliifuscus and contains these coding sequences:
- a CDS encoding D-alanyl-D-alanine carboxypeptidase; its protein translation is MEEASVAGESPDRSKQHESSAEPTSGSKAPVPDPRLAVAREAVTAASRVDTATAVFSTKRSAGSAESEGSVAGSSQGSDGSADRESAGEGPAKGTEGGDARLRDVVAAWVATADDEAPEGASDAAGSDGSDGAEVPGAAEGSDGPESATSDSAGSAGGGAGGAAGGGDSDDEGESGVKGGTAGAETDDASTDEDAEPKDAAAAQTPAEDDAPADSDSDSDSDSDSDSETDGDGAKPAGGADAEREPEGESPSEATDEAKDQPEAGADTKADAAPEALASDASDESDGDGSGDGDGDAKVATDSEADAAPSAGEPADEVPAKADAAKADAVPEAGAAPGADEPADEAPAGAKADAVKADAVPEAGVASGAGEPADEAPAGAKADAVKASPTGEPADEVPAGAAKVGAVVDADAAAGEGPGEGNAGADAESDAAAGGDADSGGDPEPPVDQPTAIFKMPARAVDQPTTMLKWGGAKPGAGTDEKPTTEPDAGAAAGADKGTATDPAKGADPGKDAESGKGADPGKGAEGKPGPAWAAKPSAEAESERTSKFVALKPLDEPAPPKARPVAPPSVPPAAETAAVPQVGPERTTQQPLPPKPPLDLLAELTNTPPPRQTPVRTVVRRVKIWTPLVLLLAVVFAVVQAVRPLPTPTLALTADESYAFEGNKVSLPWPDEGQGWMDVNGIGTVDRFGEQKPVAIGSVAKAMTAYVILKEHPLKPGEDGAKIPVDAKAETEGGYDAQGESTLNTVKEGDTLTEKDAIAAIMIPSANNIARLLARWDSNGSEEEFVKKMNDAAKDLGMTKTTYTDPSGLKETTVSTAEDQVKLGNELVRMQALVDITKLPTWVDPSGKKWDNYNRLVPYNNAIGIKTGSTTKAGGNLLFAATQEVGGENVIVVGAVLGQHKPPIIDTVNAVSKEAMIAAQEALTSQKILKKGDVVGYVDDGLGGRTPVVATKDVSAVGWAGQTVKLKLGEDGTAIPHAAKAGTKVGSLSVGDGTSGNAVEVPVALQSDLVEPGYGSKLTRVS